Proteins from a single region of Nitrospinota bacterium:
- a CDS encoding RES family NAD+ phosphorylase: MILYRIEKAKYADAAFSGHGAHLTGGRWNFPGYPVAYTSATLSLAVLEILAHTSDRRRLSKIKYMACSAKVPEIEIERIEAGSLPGNWREHDPIPPRLQAIGTDWIKRCRSLILRVPSVVVPTEFNYLINPAHPDFARITILKLQPFKFDSRLAKP, encoded by the coding sequence ATGATCCTCTACCGCATTGAAAAAGCTAAATACGCCGATGCCGCGTTTAGCGGTCATGGAGCTCATTTAACAGGCGGAAGATGGAATTTCCCGGGCTATCCCGTGGCATACACCTCCGCAACCCTTTCATTGGCGGTCCTCGAAATACTGGCGCACACATCTGACCGCAGGCGGCTGTCCAAAATAAAGTACATGGCGTGTTCAGCCAAGGTTCCGGAAATTGAAATCGAGCGGATCGAAGCCGGTTCTCTTCCAGGGAATTGGCGCGAACATGATCCCATACCACCACGTTTGCAAGCGATAGGGACGGACTGGATAAAAAGATGTAGGAGCCTGATTCTCAGGGTTCCGTCAGTGGTGGTTCCCACAGAATTCAATTATCTTATAAATCCGGCGCATCCCGATTTCGCCAGGATCACGATACTGAAACTTCAGCCGTTCAAATTCGATTCCCGTCTGGCCAAACCTTGA